The nucleotide window TGTGCCACCGCTGGAGCTCAGTGTCCCTGCTGACTACCCCGCCCAGAGCCCGCTGTGGATCGACCGGCAGTGGCAGTACGGTGGGTGAGCCGAGAGGACAGCCGTGGCGAGGCCTTATGGCTGCGGTCTAGGGGCCCTGGCATGGGGGGGTCAGCTCTGGACAGCCAGGGCTCCCGCAGCGgaggcccctcctcccctttctctggcTGCCCCTTTGTGGACAGGAGTGGGTTGCCCAGAAATCACTTGGAGAGAAAGGTGTCTCTGTAGCTATGGTGTTCTTCTGTCTGTCTTCCATCTTCAGGACAGCCATGGTTAGTGGGTGAGGAGTGAGCAGGCCCAGCCACCCCTGGGGGCCTCTGCAAGGCTGATAGGGGAGCACAGAAGGAGCTAAGGCTCCTGGGGACCCATATGGGTGACACGGCTTCAaaccagaggcccagagagagccCTATTGATGGGGACCAGTGCCCCTGCAGCTCAGAGCTGGTGCATAGGGCTGGGATCCCAAGGCTGTCCCCGAGACAGAGTCCTGGGCTCCAGACCTGTCCACATTCTAGTTCTCCACTGACAAGTTTTCCTGGGAGGGGAGGCCATTGGCCACCCTGCTGTGTGTGTGGGAGATGGCATCCGTGGTCATGGTGGCTGGGTGGAATGCCCCAGACGCCAACCCTGTGTCTGTGGGGCAGCCTGTTCATAGAGTTGCCGTACGGCCCAGTGTCAGGCCCAGCAGCACTCATGGCCCACTGCTCTGTTGCAGACGCCAACCCCTTCCTGCAGTCGGTGCACCGGTGCATGACCTCAAGGCTGCTGCAGCTCCCTGACAAGCACTCGGTCACAGCCCTGCTCAACACCTGGGCGCAGAGCATCCACCAGGCCTGCCTCTCAGCCGCCTAGCTCCCCAGCCACCAGGGACCACGGGGAGAGCCGGCAGCCCTGTCAGGGCCACAGAGGACATGCACCTCGTGTCGGACATTTCTAGGTGTTGGCTCCCTTAGAGATCCTGGGCTTAGATTAGCTTTCCTGCTTTTATCTTCTACCTTGGGGACCTGCCAGACATCCTCCCACACTTGTACATGACTGGGGCAGGTGGCGTGGAGCTGGCTGCATCAGTGGTGGGGGTTGGGACGTCCCCCAGGGAGTCGGACACACCACAGCCCTGTGCGCTCCTCCCTGGGCTGCTGTCCCTGGCCTCTCCAAGGCCCGTGTCCTTCCTCAGTAGCACGGGGGAGAACTCAGGGTCTCGTTAGAGCCTCTTGTGTGTGTACCAGAAAACACTTCCTGTTTCTGTAGGGGAACACAGAGGGCGAGCATAGGAAAccctgaaaacacacacacaattctctGGCACGGTTCAGACCCTGCCACCATTGGCATGTGGGGCAAGCCACAGGGAATCTCCTGGATCCAAGGGCACTGGCCGCGTCTCAGAGGGAAGGTCGGCCTGCGGGCAGTTGCAAGTCCCCTGCCATCGCCCAGGCCTCATAACTCATGGCAATCTCCCTTAAGGCCATGGGGGTCTGCTCAGcactgtgggggtgcctggggagaaggggcacctgggtggatcctGTCCCTGGCACCGTGCCCACTCCTGGGTCAGGGCGGTGTCCTCGGGACCTGACGTCCTCAGAGCCACTCCAGAGAGGGAAGGCTCCCTGACGGCGTCAGCGCACCGGCCCTCTGGTGATGAGAGGTTTCCCTTTTCTATGTGCACTACCGTGTCATCTGTGGTTCTTACAATAAATTTATTATTCCTGTGTTTGTCATGAATTTGTCactgtgtcccctcccctccaaaagtCTGGGGACCGCTGTCTAGTGAGGAATGCTGACAGGGCTGAGCCAGATTCCCCACCTTAGAGGTGGCCAGGGACACCCAGACCTTAGTTCAGCCTTTTGTGAGTGTCAGTGCGTCAACCTCACCCAGGTTTCTGGCCAAGTTCCTGCTGCCCGAAGCGAGAAGAGGCAGAGGTGAGCACTGAGGAAACGGCCAGTGGGCCAGGAGCATGGTGCTGCCAGGGGCGGGTGGACACGAAACTGACCGCCCCCGTGAGCCGTAGGAAGCTGCGGCTATGAGGCCCCCGTGGGCTGGAGTGTCACAGGGTGGGGCCCCAGAGCCCTGAGCACCGCTCTCCCGTGGCCGTGGCCCTCCGTCGTGGAAGGCAGGCTCGGCAGGACGGCTCAGCTGTGCCCGTCAGTGTGGAGGCCCTGTGTTCCGAGAAGGGAGAGCACGCCGGGACCGCCCACCCGGCCCCTCtgcagggagcagagctggggcgCAGAGCAGGGCAGTGATACCCGACAGCAGTGAGGGATGAGATGCACAAGTGGAGAAACGAGCTTTATTTCCAGTCTTTAACAGGTAGGGTAATACTTATTTCATAACGTGTTTTCATGTAAATGCAGAATAGCAAAATactgagcaagaaaataaaaaatttcccagTTCTGAGACCAAGTACTTTATCTGCCACGAGTTTTATTTGTCTGGAATTTCGCTTGGCCTAAGTGCTGTCTGGAGAGGTGGGCGTCTCCAGCGGGGGGTCACGGGCCCGGCCGACCCCGCTGCGCAGACGGGCAGGCGCTGCTCACCTCAGAGCGCAGAGCGGTGCAGCCGCCGGCTCTTCACCGCCTGCAGTCGTTTCTGCCGCTCGGTGAAGCTGCTCTTCAGGGTCTGCTTCAGCGCAGGCAGGATGGAGCGCTCCGCCACCGGCATCGGGCTCAGAATCAGGCTGTTGGGCAGAGGGAGGTCACTGCAGGCACCCTCGGGGGCAGGCGCCGAGACGTGGCTGGCAGTGCAGCCCCAGACGAAGTGCTGAGCTGTCTGGTCCCTTCCGTCCTGGGCTCGGAGGCCACCCCACCTTCCCCCCGCCAGTGGGACTCACCATTTCTTGGGGACGCCCTTGGTGGGGACCTTAGGGAGCTGCGTGGCTCCCGGGTGAAGGGCCTCCTGGTCCCTGGTGAAGGAGGAGTCAGCAGTGAGCCTCAGCGGAGCAGACCTtgctgggatggggtgggggccgCGAGGGGTCACTCACTTGGGAGAGCTGGGCCCAGCCTCCTCGGGGGTAGCCTTGGGCCTCTGATTCCCTTCCAGGAGGGCCTTGAGGTGCTGCAACTggaaggcagggagcagaggggcagtGGGCGGGGCCCGCAGAGGCGCGGGGGGCCCCGTGGCCTGAGCCTCACCTCTTGGGCCTGCAGGAGGTTGGCATTCCACAGCCGGCGGATGACCACCTCACACTGCTGAAGCGTGGTGGGCTTGCGCAGGTACGGGGGCAGGCCCATCGCAGGGGGCTGCTTGCCCCTGTGCTGGTTGCCTGCCGCCGAGGCGGCCACTGCACCGGAGGTCTCCACTTCTTCATGTCTGGAACAGTCACTGCAGCAGCCCACAGCTAGCCTGCCAGGGTTGGTCTAACCCCCCACCACCTCTCTTCCGGGCTGCACCAGCACCAGTGTGAGGCCGGTGCGGGGATGAGGGGTGTCCACACTGCCTCCTCAGGGCCTGGTTCCCTTCTGCCGACCGGGGTGCTACCGGCACGAGGTGGGGGTCTCCGGTGCCAGCTGTGACCTGGGcccatcccttcctcctctctcaagGTGCACTGAGGGTCAGATGGGGTTCAAGCTGCGTGGCTACCCTCAGTCCTGACCCCACGCCTGTGGAGCTGGTTGAGAGAGCATCTAAGGACTGTGCGGAGAAGTGGGAGCCTGTCCTGCTGGTTGCGCTACCCAGGGGACAACGGGGCCTCCATTTCAGATGCAAAGTCCAGGTTCCTTGCTGCTTTCCAGGGAAGTCCCAGAAGCTCAGGTGTCAGCCCCAGTCTTGCTCTGGCCTGCTGGCTCTGTGCCTTGCAGAGGCCAAGCACACTTCCCCGGGGGGAGCCCAGGAGCCCAACTTACTGTTCCCTTGGTGAAAAGCGAGTTAATTTAAAGGCcaatttactttgttttgtttctgtgagcAAATGGTTTCAGGGCTGTTGTTGGCACGCTTGCGTGGGCTCGGGTCAGCACAGGGACCCTGCAAGCCctcaggggaagggggaaggcagtGCTCACCAGATGGGCAAGCCTGGAGCGAATGCTTTCACCAGGAGACTGGCCCATTTGGAAGGCAAAGCAGCTGGCTGGTTGCAGAATGTGAACCTACTAAGTGCGGCGCTGGGCCCACGGGGTCCAGGTGAGCCCTTACTTGGCCGGCCCCTGCATCCCTGCGGCTTTGTCCGGCTTGCTGTTGTGAAACAGGGCAGCAGCTGGGATCTCCTCTTCCAGGTCCATCTTCTGGGGAACGTCAGCTTTCGAGTCTTGCTTCTTGGAGAAGCTGAGCTGGGTCCTGGCCTTGCCTTGAGAGTTGGCTGCAGCCAGGGCAGTCAGTGGGTGCCGAGAACCAGGGCCTAAgtcaccccccgccccctgcctcgGTTTCCGCCTTGGAAAGGAAAGATGGTAACAGAACCCCCATCGGGGGGCTGCTGGGAGACCCGAATGAGGCTCTGAGGGTCTGTGGGTGATGCCTGCTGACTGCGGAAGGAGCTGCCTCCATGAAGCGGGCCGGCCCCACGTGTACTCAGggaaggccagggctggggatggCCCCACAGCTGTTCCCGGACTCCGAAGCAGCACCCCATTTTGGGCAAAATGACACTGAATGAGAGGTCTGGGACCAGACCCGCACAGGTTTCCTCCCCAAGGACAAGGCCCACTGCCTGCCTGGGCCCCGCATAGAAAGGGCAAGCCAAGGGCTGCTCCTGGGAGGACTCCCAGCCTCAGGAAGGCCGAGCAGGAAGAAGAGGCTATCGGCTGCCTCACTCTGCAAAGGACACCACAAACCCAGAACTCTAGGCAGGGCTGTCCCATCTACTTCCTGCCTGCTTGGGGGGACACGATGAGCAGGGCTTCTGCCAGGCCATCTGTGTGCCACCCCATCCTGGAAGACCACTTAGGGAGGCTCAGaggctcctctctctctgtgtcggGGTGCATCTGCCATAGGGCCTTGTGCCCCACGTTGGTGTTCACTCCCTTTGTAGCCAAACCCACTGGGCTTTTGTAGCCTCCCTCTGGGCAGCCCAAAGTCCTGTAACACCCCGCCCCAGCCCATTCCTGCTCCTGTCAGCTCACGGTACCTGGGGTCGCCCTCCTTGGCTCCCTTGAGCCACCCACAGAGCCTGGCTAAAGGTGCTCCCCTGAGGTGTGTCCAGAAAAAGACCACTAGGGGTTTTCAGCAACCTGGTCAGCGCCCCGCACTAGCCATTAGGCCCAGGGCCCCAGTGGGGCGTGCGcccctcccctgaccctgagTTCACGGAGGGTGCTGGCGTGCTCACCTGACGTCAAATTTGAGACAGACTTGATGGACTGAAAGCTGGAATTGGAAATTCTGCCTCTGGGTGAACGCACAGGGCCAGTTGGAGATGGCAGGAATGCCAC belongs to Ailuropoda melanoleuca isolate Jingjing chromosome 14, ASM200744v2, whole genome shotgun sequence and includes:
- the LOC100465414 gene encoding coiled-coil domain-containing protein 74B; this translates as MVAKHITESYGDNNKKKEPPDMVFELRRNLTQASPPQPAPPLGRPRHAPRTPRPLARSRFHGDAAPGLGSPATEWAGGGGGSGYMSAGVAAAGRRPPSSGLPGSRDALRPRPRPPAVLQHPGQHGAQAGHSEAQKRILDLEKSLQFLQQQHAEMLVKLHEEIEYLKRENKDLHYKLIMNQKPKIANSQGKARTQLSFSKKQDSKADVPQKMDLEEEIPAAALFHNSKPDKAAGMQGPAKHEEVETSGAVAASAAGNQHRGKQPPAMGLPPYLRKPTTLQQCEVVIRRLWNANLLQAQELQHLKALLEGNQRPKATPEEAGPSSPKDQEALHPGATQLPKVPTKGVPKKCLILSPMPVAERSILPALKQTLKSSFTERQKRLQAVKSRRLHRSAL